A stretch of the Amycolatopsis sp. BJA-103 genome encodes the following:
- a CDS encoding cytochrome P450 family protein yields the protein MDECPYVLDRSGSDLHGEARNLRARGPVTRVELHGGYTAWSVTGYEIAKQLLVDPRIAKNTKDNWPEFREGKVPQDWELYTWVGMDNMQTRDGQEHDRLRKLVAQAFTGRQVAKSRPIIEGIVNRLLDDLETVPADEVVDIKARYFYPLSTILVCDLLGIPEADQEAMLHGAVVNAKTTNTAEESEANLHQWQSAIGRLVETKRREPGDDLTTIIMKATEDDEAPLTDDEVVGSVHLLIGGGTETTSNVLCYTVVDLLTHPEQLAMVLSGAASWEAAWEEEVRKDGAVGSMPFRCATEDIEIGGVTIAKGDLVLINYLAAGQDVEKYGETAAEFDITRADKSNLSFGYGRHRCLGPALATMEAMVALPALFERFPDLKLAVPAAELKPAATFIFNGYAEVPLLLKG from the coding sequence ATGGATGAGTGCCCGTACGTTCTGGACCGGAGCGGCAGTGACCTCCACGGGGAGGCGAGGAACCTGCGCGCCCGCGGCCCGGTCACCCGTGTGGAACTGCACGGCGGATACACCGCCTGGTCCGTGACCGGTTATGAGATCGCGAAGCAGCTGCTCGTCGATCCCCGGATCGCGAAGAACACAAAGGACAACTGGCCCGAGTTCCGAGAAGGCAAGGTGCCGCAGGACTGGGAGCTCTACACCTGGGTCGGCATGGACAACATGCAGACCAGGGACGGGCAGGAACACGACCGTCTGCGCAAGCTCGTCGCGCAGGCGTTCACCGGCAGGCAGGTGGCGAAGTCCCGGCCGATCATCGAGGGCATCGTGAACCGCCTCCTCGACGATCTGGAGACGGTGCCCGCCGACGAGGTGGTGGACATCAAGGCCAGGTATTTCTACCCGCTGTCGACCATCCTGGTCTGTGACCTCCTGGGTATCCCGGAAGCGGACCAAGAGGCCATGCTGCACGGCGCCGTCGTGAACGCGAAGACGACGAATACCGCCGAAGAGTCCGAGGCCAACCTCCACCAGTGGCAATCCGCGATCGGCAGGCTGGTGGAGACCAAACGCCGCGAGCCGGGTGACGACCTCACCACGATCATCATGAAGGCGACGGAAGACGACGAGGCGCCACTCACCGACGACGAGGTCGTCGGCTCGGTGCACCTGCTTATCGGCGGTGGCACGGAAACCACGTCCAACGTCCTGTGCTACACGGTCGTCGACCTGCTCACGCACCCGGAACAGCTGGCCATGGTCCTCTCCGGCGCCGCCAGCTGGGAAGCCGCGTGGGAGGAGGAGGTCAGGAAAGACGGTGCCGTCGGCTCGATGCCCTTCCGCTGCGCGACCGAAGACATCGAGATCGGCGGGGTGACCATCGCCAAGGGCGACCTGGTGCTCATCAACTACTTGGCGGCGGGCCAGGATGTCGAGAAGTACGGAGAGACGGCCGCGGAGTTCGACATCACCCGTGCGGACAAGAGCAACCTCAGCTTCGGTTACGGGCGGCATCGCTGCCTCGGTCCGGCGCTGGCCACCATGGAGGCGATGGTCGCGCTGCCGGCGTTGTTCGAACGGTTCCCCGACCTCAAGCTGGCCGTGCCGGCCGCCGAGCTGAAGCCCGCGGCGACGTTCATCTTCAACGGGTACGCGGAAGTCCCGCTGTTGTTGAAAGGCTGA
- a CDS encoding condensation domain-containing protein produces MTIEEQIPRTGDERVRRPLSANEEFLYAFDRGNDVGVFGPRMIVTAGWRIHGQLDMTIVQLALNDVVARHEALRTSIIRDTDAPHARVYPPSPVHLTVVDLPSAAGQADRERLAHEFLNEVDRTGRLAATEMPLLQATLGRFDDDDAVLVLVASHLVSDGWSMHVIMRDFTICYATRRGLPAPGLPAMRQYGEYADWQQQAGHSESAGIAREYWQTKLAGGHILTLPTDQPRRLDVPPVYSVYRFLFDRELADATTSLAKSLNSSSFMVLYTCFNLFLYRRTGVRDIVSPIITAGRTEPGFDHTVGALFNFLPIRTDLSGCGSFADLVHRTRAALLEAYSYELPFNEIIAQSEPELMRGPTMNVNSVVTAFQVSQFPSEPEAEGFGDICCTALRRRVTSSVDTGEIPDGNLWDFDLDPAGDVVGLVKFNSLDFDESTIIAMVDEYRELLRASLKSPNSALPR; encoded by the coding sequence ATGACCATCGAAGAGCAAATCCCGAGGACTGGCGACGAGAGAGTCAGACGTCCGCTTTCGGCCAACGAGGAATTCCTGTACGCCTTCGACCGGGGCAATGACGTCGGCGTATTCGGCCCGAGGATGATCGTCACGGCAGGCTGGCGCATTCACGGGCAGTTGGACATGACGATCGTGCAGCTCGCGCTGAACGATGTCGTCGCACGGCATGAGGCGCTCCGTACTTCCATCATCAGGGACACCGATGCCCCCCATGCCCGCGTCTACCCGCCGAGTCCGGTGCACCTCACGGTTGTCGACCTTCCGTCGGCAGCGGGGCAGGCCGACCGCGAGCGCCTGGCGCACGAGTTCCTCAACGAGGTCGACCGGACCGGTAGGCTCGCTGCCACGGAAATGCCGTTGCTGCAAGCCACACTGGGACGATTCGACGACGACGATGCGGTGCTCGTGCTGGTCGCCAGTCACCTGGTCAGTGACGGCTGGTCCATGCACGTGATCATGCGCGACTTCACCATCTGCTACGCGACACGTCGCGGGCTGCCCGCACCCGGGCTGCCGGCGATGCGCCAGTACGGCGAGTACGCGGACTGGCAGCAGCAGGCTGGCCACAGCGAGTCCGCCGGCATCGCGCGCGAGTACTGGCAGACCAAGCTGGCGGGCGGGCACATCCTCACCCTCCCCACCGACCAGCCCCGGCGGCTGGATGTCCCGCCGGTCTATTCGGTGTACCGGTTCCTGTTCGACCGGGAGCTGGCCGACGCCACCACGTCGCTGGCCAAGTCGCTGAACAGCTCGTCGTTCATGGTTCTCTATACCTGTTTCAACCTGTTCCTGTACCGCAGGACAGGCGTGCGTGACATCGTCTCGCCGATCATCACGGCCGGGCGCACAGAGCCCGGTTTCGACCACACAGTGGGAGCGTTGTTCAACTTCCTGCCGATCCGGACCGACTTGTCCGGCTGTGGGTCCTTCGCCGACCTCGTGCACCGGACCCGTGCCGCGTTGCTCGAGGCGTACTCCTACGAGCTGCCGTTCAACGAGATCATCGCTCAGTCCGAACCGGAACTGATGCGAGGTCCGACCATGAATGTGAACAGCGTCGTCACCGCGTTCCAGGTCTCCCAGTTCCCGTCGGAACCGGAAGCGGAGGGCTTCGGCGATATCTGCTGTACGGCGCTCCGTCGGCGCGTGACCTCGTCTGTCGACACCGGGGAAATCCCGGACGGCAACCTGTGGGACTTCGACCTGGATCCGGCCGGGGACGTGGTGGGTCTCGTGAAGTTCAACAGTCTTGATTTCGATGAGTCCACCATCATCGCGATGGTCGACGAATACCGGGAGTTGCTGCGCGCGTCGCTGAAGTCTCCGAATTCGGCGTTGCCGCGGTAG